Proteins encoded together in one Streptomyces sp. B1I3 window:
- a CDS encoding glycerophosphodiester phosphodiesterase, protein MDTTVTAVAHRGDPYRARENTLPSIRSAVDRGADAVEIDVRVTRDGVPVLLHDSTLERLWGHDIRLDHLDHRDLTEMTRGGVPTLREALLATESHRIMVDLPGSTDASVRRVVDVVRECGAAERAYYCAGTQAMLRVRDADPSAEIALTWTTPAPPRPVLLAAVRPRWLNYRFGLVDRELTDRVHRDGLLVSAWTADTRRTMRRLLSYGVDSITTNRIDALRSLLTAAPRPGGSGPGVPRPGAAGPGAVV, encoded by the coding sequence ATGGACACCACCGTCACGGCCGTGGCACACCGCGGCGACCCGTACCGCGCCCGCGAGAACACGCTTCCCTCGATCCGGTCCGCCGTCGACCGGGGGGCGGACGCGGTCGAGATCGACGTCCGCGTGACCCGTGACGGGGTGCCCGTCCTCCTCCACGACTCCACCCTGGAGCGCCTGTGGGGACACGACATCCGGCTGGACCATCTCGACCACCGGGATCTGACCGAGATGACCCGGGGCGGCGTGCCCACCCTGCGCGAGGCGCTGCTGGCCACGGAGAGCCACCGGATCATGGTCGATCTGCCCGGCTCCACGGACGCGTCGGTGCGCAGGGTCGTCGACGTGGTGCGCGAGTGCGGGGCCGCCGAGAGGGCGTACTACTGCGCCGGCACCCAGGCCATGCTCCGGGTGCGCGACGCCGACCCGTCCGCCGAGATCGCACTGACCTGGACCACGCCGGCTCCTCCGCGCCCCGTACTCCTCGCGGCCGTGCGGCCACGCTGGCTGAACTACCGCTTCGGCCTGGTGGACCGGGAACTGACGGACCGTGTCCACCGCGACGGGCTGCTGGTCTCCGCCTGGACCGCCGACACCAGGCGGACGATGCGCCGGCTCCTGTCGTACGGCGTCGACTCGATCACCACCAACCGCATCGACGCCCTGCGCTCTCTGCTGACCGCCGCCCCCCGGCCCGGCGGCTCCGGGCCCGGCGTCCCCCGGCCCGGAGCCGCCGGGCCCGGCGCCGTCGTCTGA
- a CDS encoding gamma-aminobutyraldehyde dehydrogenase — MVDGFQVQDRFAEGAQYIGGRLRPGTSGRHQEVVNPATGETVYRYELAGTADVDAAVSAARDAFPGWSGATPAERSTLLHRFAAVLAEEADELAYAESLQCGKPVRLATEFDVPGTVDNAAFFAGAARNLEGRSAAEYSGDHTSYVRREAIGVVGSVAPWNYPLQMAAWKILPAVAAGNTIVLKPAEITPLTSLMFAQAATRAGIPDGVINIVSGAGKDAGEHLVGHPDVVMTSFTGSTAVGRRVAAIATSTVKRLHLELGGKAPFLVFDDADLDAAVNGAVAGSLINTGQDCTAATRAYVQRPLYDAFVAGVAALMESVRLGDPFDPSTDLGPLVSHRHRDHVAGFVERARAYATVVTGGEAPGGALADGAYYRPTLITGAAQDSEIVSSEIFGPVLAVLPFDTDDEGIRLANDTPYGLAASAWSRDLYRANRATREIAAGCVWINDHIPIISEMPHGGYRASGFGKDMSAYSFEEYTQVKHVMYDNTAVARKDWHRTVFGDR; from the coding sequence ATGGTCGACGGTTTCCAGGTGCAGGACCGCTTCGCGGAGGGTGCGCAGTACATCGGCGGACGGCTGCGCCCCGGCACCTCGGGGCGCCATCAGGAGGTGGTGAACCCCGCCACGGGCGAGACGGTGTACCGCTACGAACTGGCCGGCACCGCCGATGTCGACGCCGCGGTCTCGGCAGCCCGCGACGCCTTCCCCGGCTGGTCCGGCGCCACCCCTGCCGAGCGGTCCACGCTGCTGCACCGCTTCGCCGCCGTACTCGCCGAGGAGGCGGACGAGCTGGCCTACGCCGAGTCGCTGCAGTGCGGCAAACCCGTCCGGCTCGCCACCGAGTTCGACGTGCCGGGCACGGTCGACAACGCCGCGTTCTTCGCCGGCGCCGCCCGGAACCTGGAAGGGAGGTCGGCCGCCGAGTACAGCGGCGACCACACCTCCTACGTACGCCGCGAGGCCATCGGTGTCGTCGGTTCCGTCGCGCCCTGGAACTACCCGCTGCAGATGGCCGCGTGGAAGATCCTCCCCGCCGTCGCGGCGGGCAACACCATCGTGCTGAAGCCCGCCGAGATCACTCCGCTGACCTCGCTGATGTTCGCCCAGGCGGCCACCCGGGCCGGCATCCCGGATGGTGTGATCAACATCGTCTCGGGCGCCGGGAAGGACGCGGGCGAACACCTCGTCGGCCACCCGGACGTCGTGATGACCTCCTTCACCGGCTCCACCGCCGTCGGCAGGCGCGTCGCCGCGATCGCCACCTCCACCGTCAAACGTCTCCACCTGGAGCTCGGCGGCAAGGCGCCGTTCCTCGTGTTCGACGACGCCGACCTCGACGCCGCGGTCAACGGAGCGGTCGCCGGATCCCTCATCAACACCGGGCAGGACTGCACGGCCGCCACCCGCGCCTACGTCCAGCGCCCGCTGTACGACGCGTTCGTGGCCGGTGTCGCCGCCCTGATGGAGAGCGTGCGCCTGGGCGACCCCTTCGACCCGTCGACCGACCTCGGCCCGCTGGTCAGCCACCGGCACCGCGACCACGTCGCCGGTTTCGTCGAGCGTGCCCGCGCCTACGCCACCGTCGTCACCGGCGGCGAGGCCCCCGGCGGCGCCCTCGCCGACGGCGCCTACTACCGGCCGACCCTGATCACGGGGGCGGCCCAGGACAGCGAGATCGTGAGCTCGGAGATCTTCGGCCCCGTCCTGGCCGTGCTGCCCTTCGACACCGACGACGAGGGAATCCGCCTCGCCAACGACACCCCGTACGGGCTCGCCGCCTCCGCCTGGAGCCGCGACCTGTACCGGGCGAACCGCGCCACCCGTGAGATCGCGGCGGGCTGCGTGTGGATCAACGACCACATCCCGATCATCAGCGAGATGCCGCACGGCGGATACCGGGCCAGCGGGTTCGGCAAGGACATGTCGGCGTACTCCTTCGAGGAGTACACGCAGGTGAAGCACGTCATGTACGACAACACCGCGGTGGCCAGGAAGGACTGGCACCGCACCGTCTTCGGGGACCGATAG
- a CDS encoding SAM-dependent methyltransferase: MTEPSPRTAPARIRSDIAHNARVWNYWLGGADHYPVDRAVGDRVTEMYPSIGEVARADREFLGRAVRHLAGDVGIGQFLDIGTGLPTAHNTHEVAQHTAPHARVVYVDNDPAVLAHARSLLTSSPEGATAYVDADARDPERILRAAEPTLDLRRPVAVTMLGILNFVLDTAEARGIVTTLMGALPSGSHLVLTHPTLELGGGGNEAAMRFWNENATPPITARGRSEFVSFMDGLDILAPGVVSCSRWRAAPGSPAVAQFGAVARKP, encoded by the coding sequence GTGACCGAGCCCAGCCCTCGCACCGCACCCGCCCGCATACGGTCGGACATCGCCCACAACGCACGGGTGTGGAACTACTGGCTGGGCGGGGCGGACCATTACCCCGTGGACCGCGCGGTCGGGGACCGGGTCACCGAGATGTACCCGAGCATCGGCGAAGTGGCGCGCGCCGACCGGGAGTTCCTCGGCAGGGCGGTGCGCCATCTGGCCGGCGACGTGGGGATCGGCCAGTTCCTGGACATCGGCACCGGGCTGCCGACCGCGCACAACACCCATGAGGTCGCGCAGCACACCGCCCCCCACGCCCGCGTCGTCTACGTCGACAACGATCCGGCCGTGCTGGCGCACGCGCGCTCCCTCCTCACCAGCTCTCCCGAGGGAGCCACCGCCTACGTCGACGCGGACGCCCGCGACCCCGAGCGGATCCTGCGGGCCGCGGAGCCGACCCTGGACCTCCGCCGGCCGGTCGCGGTGACGATGCTCGGCATCCTCAACTTCGTCCTGGACACCGCCGAGGCGCGGGGCATCGTGACGACGCTGATGGGCGCCCTGCCCTCGGGCAGCCACCTGGTGCTCACCCACCCGACGCTGGAGCTGGGCGGCGGGGGGAACGAGGCCGCGATGCGCTTCTGGAACGAGAACGCCACCCCGCCGATCACCGCCCGCGGCCGCTCCGAGTTCGTGTCGTTCATGGACGGCCTGGACATCCTGGCACCCGGTGTCGTGTCCTGCTCCCGCTGGCGCGCCGCACCCGGCAGCCCCGCCGTCGCACAGTTCGGCGCGGTGGCACGGAAGCCCTGA
- a CDS encoding ABC transporter permease, translating to MSVTDAPPAPSTEPKIRKPSTRKRLVPYWLLLPGILWLLVFFALPMVYQASTSVQTGSLEKGFEVTWHFRTYWDALADYYPQFVRSLLYAGTATLLCLLLGYPLAYLIAFKAGRWRNLVLVLVIAPFFTSFLIRTLAWKTILADGGTVVDVLNTLHVLDVTSWLGWTEGDRVLATPMAVVCGLTYNFLPFMILPLYTSLERIDGRLHEAAGDLYATPATTFRKVTFPLSMPGVVSGTLLTFIPASGDYVNAELLGSTDTKMVGSVIQTQFLRVLDYPTAAALSFILMAVVLFAVTVYIRRSGTEDLV from the coding sequence GTGAGCGTCACCGACGCGCCGCCGGCGCCGTCCACCGAACCGAAGATCCGAAAGCCGTCCACGCGCAAGCGGCTCGTCCCCTACTGGCTGCTGCTCCCCGGCATCCTGTGGCTGCTCGTCTTCTTCGCGCTGCCGATGGTCTACCAGGCGTCGACCTCCGTACAGACCGGGTCCCTGGAGAAGGGCTTCGAGGTCACCTGGCACTTCCGGACGTACTGGGACGCCCTCGCCGACTACTACCCGCAGTTCGTCAGGTCCCTGCTGTATGCCGGCACCGCCACGCTCCTGTGCCTGCTGCTCGGCTACCCGCTCGCCTACCTGATCGCCTTCAAGGCCGGCCGTTGGCGCAACCTGGTGCTGGTCCTGGTCATCGCGCCGTTCTTCACCAGCTTCCTGATCCGCACACTCGCCTGGAAGACGATCCTCGCGGACGGCGGCACGGTCGTCGACGTCCTGAACACCCTGCACGTCCTGGACGTCACCAGCTGGCTCGGCTGGACCGAGGGCGACCGCGTACTGGCCACACCGATGGCCGTCGTCTGCGGTCTGACGTACAACTTCCTGCCGTTCATGATCCTGCCGCTCTACACCTCGCTGGAGCGGATCGACGGCCGGCTGCACGAGGCGGCGGGCGACCTGTACGCCACCCCGGCCACCACCTTCCGCAAGGTGACGTTCCCGCTGTCCATGCCCGGGGTCGTCTCCGGCACCCTGCTGACCTTCATCCCGGCCAGCGGCGACTACGTCAACGCGGAACTGCTCGGATCCACCGACACCAAGATGGTGGGCAGCGTCATCCAGACCCAGTTCCTCCGGGTCCTGGACTACCCGACGGCGGCCGCCCTCTCCTTCATCCTCATGGCGGTCGTCCTGTTCGCGGTCACCGTCTACATCCGCCGCTCCGGTACGGAGGACCTGGTCTGA
- a CDS encoding adenosine deaminase — translation MNALHPFIAGLPKAELHVHHVGSASPRIVAELAAHHPDSKVPTDPEALTDFFTFTDFGHFIDVYLSVVDLIRTPEDVRLLTFEIARDMARQNIRYAELTVTPFSSTRRGIPEQGFMEAIEDARKAAEAELGVVLRWCFDIPGEAGLEAAEETTRLAVDLRPEGLVSFGLGGPEIGVDRPQFKPYFDRAIAEGLHSVPHAGETTGPQTVWDALTALRAERIGHGTSSVQDPGLLAHLAEHRIALEVCPTSNIATRAVTDLDLHPVKEMVEAGVLVTINSDDPPMFGTDLNNEYGVAARLLGLDERGVAGLAKNAVEASFLDPAGKRALTAEIDTYTTNWLEAPGR, via the coding sequence ATGAACGCTCTGCACCCCTTTATCGCGGGGCTGCCCAAGGCCGAGCTCCATGTCCACCACGTCGGTTCCGCCTCGCCGCGCATCGTGGCCGAGCTCGCGGCCCACCACCCCGACTCCAAGGTCCCCACGGACCCTGAGGCGCTGACGGACTTCTTCACCTTCACCGACTTCGGGCACTTCATCGACGTGTACCTCTCGGTGGTGGACCTGATCCGCACGCCGGAGGACGTCCGGCTGCTGACCTTCGAGATCGCCCGGGACATGGCGCGGCAGAACATCCGGTACGCGGAACTGACCGTCACCCCGTTCAGTTCCACCCGCCGGGGCATCCCGGAGCAGGGCTTCATGGAGGCCATCGAGGACGCCCGCAAGGCCGCCGAGGCCGAACTCGGCGTGGTCCTGCGCTGGTGCTTCGACATCCCCGGCGAGGCGGGTCTGGAGGCCGCCGAGGAGACCACCCGTCTCGCGGTGGACCTGCGGCCCGAGGGGCTCGTCTCCTTCGGTCTCGGCGGGCCGGAGATCGGTGTGGACCGGCCGCAGTTCAAGCCGTACTTCGACCGGGCGATCGCCGAGGGTCTGCACTCCGTGCCGCACGCCGGGGAGACCACCGGTCCGCAGACCGTCTGGGACGCGCTGACCGCGCTGCGCGCCGAGCGCATCGGCCACGGCACCAGCTCCGTCCAGGACCCCGGGCTTCTGGCGCACCTCGCCGAGCACCGCATCGCGCTGGAGGTCTGCCCGACGTCCAACATCGCGACCCGTGCCGTGACGGACCTCGACCTGCACCCGGTGAAGGAGATGGTCGAGGCCGGCGTCCTCGTGACGATCAACAGTGACGACCCGCCGATGTTCGGCACCGACCTGAACAACGAGTACGGGGTCGCGGCCCGGCTGCTCGGGCTCGACGAGCGGGGTGTCGCCGGGCTCGCGAAGAACGCCGTGGAGGCGTCGTTCCTCGACCCGGCCGGCAAGCGGGCCCTGACCGCCGAGATCGACACGTACACCACGAACTGGCTGGAGGCGCCCGGCCGGTGA
- a CDS encoding NADAR family protein, translating to MGQEHRDALVERTARGDKVKYLPFWGHRPRSDGRLSESCLSQWWPAPFTVDGVTYASAEHWMMAGKARLFGDAEAEERAVAAESPAQAKKAGRLVRGFDDDIWVKERFALVVAGSVHKFGQDPALRAYLAGTGERVLVEASPLDRIWGIGLAKDDPRTADPAAWRGLNLLGFALMEARTRLRAR from the coding sequence ATGGGACAGGAACACAGGGACGCCCTGGTGGAGCGGACGGCACGCGGCGACAAGGTGAAGTACCTGCCGTTCTGGGGGCACCGCCCCCGGTCGGACGGCAGGCTCTCGGAGAGCTGCCTCAGCCAGTGGTGGCCGGCGCCGTTCACGGTCGACGGGGTGACCTACGCCTCGGCGGAGCACTGGATGATGGCCGGCAAGGCGCGGCTCTTCGGCGACGCCGAGGCGGAGGAGCGGGCCGTGGCCGCGGAGAGCCCGGCGCAGGCCAAGAAGGCGGGCCGGCTGGTCCGGGGCTTCGACGACGACATATGGGTGAAGGAGCGGTTCGCCCTGGTGGTGGCGGGCAGCGTCCACAAGTTCGGCCAGGACCCGGCGCTGCGGGCCTACTTGGCGGGCACGGGGGAGCGGGTGCTCGTCGAGGCGAGTCCGTTGGACCGGATCTGGGGCATCGGACTCGCCAAGGACGATCCGCGGACGGCGGACCCGGCCGCCTGGCGGGGGCTGAACCTGCTGGGCTTCGCGCTCATGGAGGCGCGTACGCGGCTGCGCGCGCGGTGA
- a CDS encoding ABC transporter permease has translation MPVLRLLRRNLVVIAGLLTLAYMVLPNIVVMVFSFNKPNGRFNYAWQQFSLDAWKDPCGVADLCGSLSLSLQIAVWATLGATVLGTMIAFALVRYRFRARGAINSLIFLPMAMPEVVMAASLLTLFLNMGARLGFWTVLIAHIMFCLSFVVTAVKARVMSMDPRLEEAARDLYAGPVQTFLRVTLPIAAPGIAAGALLAFALSFDDFIITNFNAGSTVTFPMFVWGSAQRGTPVQINVIGTAMFAIAVTVVLVGQFVAHRRKNTGK, from the coding sequence ATGCCCGTACTCCGCCTGCTTCGCCGGAACCTCGTCGTGATCGCGGGGCTGCTGACCCTCGCGTACATGGTCCTGCCGAACATCGTCGTGATGGTGTTCTCCTTCAACAAGCCCAACGGACGTTTCAACTACGCCTGGCAGCAGTTCTCCCTGGACGCCTGGAAGGACCCCTGCGGGGTCGCCGACCTCTGCGGATCGCTCTCCCTCTCGCTCCAGATCGCCGTCTGGGCGACCCTCGGCGCGACCGTGCTCGGCACGATGATCGCCTTCGCGCTGGTGCGCTACCGCTTCCGGGCGCGCGGCGCGATCAACTCCCTGATCTTCCTGCCCATGGCGATGCCCGAGGTCGTCATGGCCGCCTCGCTGCTCACGCTGTTCCTCAACATGGGTGCCCGGCTCGGCTTCTGGACGGTCCTGATCGCGCACATCATGTTCTGCCTCAGCTTCGTGGTGACAGCCGTCAAGGCGCGTGTGATGTCGATGGACCCGAGGCTCGAGGAGGCGGCCCGCGACCTCTACGCCGGACCCGTGCAGACGTTCCTGCGGGTGACCCTGCCGATCGCCGCTCCCGGAATAGCCGCGGGAGCGCTGCTCGCCTTCGCGCTCTCCTTCGACGATTTCATCATCACCAATTTCAACGCCGGCTCCACGGTGACCTTCCCCATGTTCGTCTGGGGATCCGCGCAGCGTGGCACACCCGTGCAGATCAACGTCATCGGCACGGCGATGTTCGCCATCGCCGTGACCGTCGTTCTCGTCGGGCAGTTCGTCGCCCACCGACGGAAGAACACCGGAAAGTAA
- a CDS encoding PotD/PotF family extracellular solute-binding protein, protein MEQYEPERLSAPQLAAMRRSLTNGRGALTRRSLLRASGMGALALGGLGTLSACGIPPAKREGDAVASDDHSATEKRINFSNWTEYMDVSEDEKHRPTLEAFTKRTGISVKYTEDINDNVEFFGKIKPQLAAGQDTGRDLVVVTDWLAARIIRLGWAQKLDPANLPHAFANLSAQFRTPDWDPGRAYSYPWTGIPTVIAYNRKATGGRKVDSITQLLDDPRLKGKVSFLSEMRDSVGMTLLDMGKDPGSFTDADYDAAIGRIQKGVDKKQIRRFTGNDYTADLSKGDIAACVAWAGDIIQLQADNPDIEFAIPAAGYITSSDNMLVPAGARHKTNAEKLMDHYYEPPVAAQLAAYINYVCPVDGVAPELAKIDESMASNTLILPDRAMAAKSHAFRSLDAAEETAYEEKFAKLIGA, encoded by the coding sequence ATGGAGCAGTACGAGCCCGAGCGCCTCTCCGCGCCGCAGCTGGCCGCCATGAGGCGCAGCCTCACGAACGGAAGGGGCGCCCTCACCCGCCGCTCGCTTCTTCGTGCGTCGGGCATGGGCGCACTCGCGCTCGGCGGCCTCGGCACGCTGAGTGCGTGCGGCATCCCGCCCGCGAAGCGTGAAGGGGACGCGGTGGCGTCGGACGACCACTCGGCCACGGAGAAGCGGATCAACTTCTCCAACTGGACCGAGTACATGGACGTCAGCGAGGACGAGAAGCACCGCCCGACCCTGGAGGCGTTCACGAAGCGCACCGGGATATCGGTCAAGTACACCGAGGACATCAACGACAACGTCGAGTTCTTCGGCAAGATCAAACCGCAGCTCGCCGCCGGCCAGGACACCGGCCGCGACCTCGTCGTCGTCACCGACTGGCTGGCCGCCCGCATCATCCGGCTGGGCTGGGCGCAGAAGCTCGACCCGGCGAACCTGCCGCACGCCTTCGCCAACCTGTCGGCCCAGTTCCGCACCCCCGACTGGGACCCCGGACGCGCCTACTCCTACCCCTGGACCGGCATCCCGACCGTCATCGCCTACAACCGGAAGGCGACCGGTGGACGCAAGGTCGACTCCATCACCCAGCTGCTCGACGACCCCCGGCTGAAGGGGAAGGTCTCCTTCCTCTCCGAGATGCGCGACTCGGTCGGGATGACGCTGCTGGACATGGGCAAGGACCCGGGTTCGTTCACCGACGCCGACTACGACGCGGCGATCGGGCGTATCCAGAAGGGCGTCGACAAGAAGCAGATCCGCCGCTTCACCGGCAACGACTACACCGCCGACCTGAGCAAGGGCGACATCGCGGCCTGCGTCGCCTGGGCGGGCGACATCATCCAGCTCCAGGCCGACAACCCGGACATCGAGTTCGCGATACCGGCCGCCGGTTACATCACCTCCAGCGACAACATGCTGGTCCCGGCCGGGGCCCGGCACAAGACCAACGCCGAGAAGCTCATGGACCACTACTACGAGCCCCCGGTCGCCGCCCAGCTCGCCGCCTACATCAACTACGTCTGCCCGGTCGACGGGGTCGCCCCGGAACTCGCGAAGATCGACGAGTCGATGGCGTCGAACACACTGATCCTCCCGGACAGGGCGATGGCCGCGAAGTCGCACGCCTTCCGCTCGCTCGATGCCGCGGAAGAGACGGCGTACGAGGAGAAGTTCGCCAAGCTCATCGGCGCCTGA
- a CDS encoding DUF4190 domain-containing protein: MSDNTEQPGGGAAPRDPWAPPDSRVELGKPPAVHDQPTVTSMPGVDSGTGPIPGAAGGFGPPQPAASAPPVPAPPVAPNGPGAPGGQYGYPAAPAAPAAPYGGYPGYPGYGGQPAWGPAPANGLGIAAMVLGIIAVVGFCMWGFGIILGILALIFGIIGRGRAKRGEATNGGMALAGIILGSVSIVISAIFLGFLIWAVANDDGSSDYDYDDPYATSLVVGAAR, encoded by the coding sequence ATGTCAGACAACACAGAGCAGCCAGGAGGCGGGGCCGCGCCGCGCGATCCGTGGGCGCCACCGGACAGCCGGGTCGAGCTGGGCAAGCCGCCGGCCGTGCACGACCAGCCGACGGTCACGTCCATGCCGGGCGTCGACTCGGGCACCGGGCCGATACCCGGGGCGGCCGGAGGCTTCGGCCCGCCGCAGCCGGCGGCTTCCGCGCCGCCCGTCCCCGCGCCGCCGGTGGCACCGAACGGACCGGGAGCGCCCGGGGGGCAGTACGGCTACCCGGCCGCGCCCGCTGCGCCCGCGGCGCCGTACGGCGGATACCCGGGCTATCCCGGCTACGGCGGTCAGCCGGCCTGGGGCCCGGCGCCGGCGAACGGCCTGGGTATCGCCGCCATGGTGCTCGGCATCATCGCCGTCGTCGGCTTCTGCATGTGGGGCTTCGGGATCATCCTGGGCATCCTCGCGCTGATCTTCGGCATCATCGGCCGCGGTCGCGCCAAGCGGGGCGAGGCGACCAACGGGGGCATGGCGCTCGCCGGAATCATCCTGGGATCGGTGTCGATCGTGATCAGCGCGATCTTCCTGGGATTCCTCATCTGGGCCGTCGCCAACGACGACGGGAGCAGCGACTACGACTACGACGACCCGTACGCCACGTCGCTGGTCGTCGGCGCCGCGCGCTGA
- a CDS encoding ABC transporter ATP-binding protein, which yields MTQQQTAGGDVRLTGISKTYGSFTAVHPLDLTVPQGSFFALLGASGCGKTTTLRMIAGLEEATTGTVSLGGSDITDLPPYKRPVNTVFQSYALFPHLDVTENIAFGLRRRGIKSVKKQVGDMLDLVQLGDFAHRRPHQLSGGQQQRVAVARALINHPQVLLLDEPLGALDLKLRRQMQLELKRIQTEVGITFIHVTHDQEEAMTMADTVAVMNGGRVEQLGAPADLYENPRTTFVANFLGTSNLIEAEIVSAGGDITVTAGDGTLLLPAARCSAPTARGGKLLVGVRPEKLSLSRAAEAGAIAAGRNRVTGRIVDSSFIGVSTQYVVESPAGKALQCYEQNVEHREGLLPGAEVVLHWNPAHTFGLDAAQDIAAGVESVEDAA from the coding sequence ATGACACAGCAGCAGACAGCGGGCGGCGACGTCCGTCTCACCGGGATCAGCAAGACCTACGGCTCCTTCACTGCCGTACACCCCCTCGACCTGACGGTCCCGCAGGGCTCCTTCTTCGCCCTGCTCGGCGCGTCCGGCTGCGGCAAGACCACCACCCTGCGGATGATCGCCGGCCTGGAGGAAGCCACGACCGGCACGGTCTCGCTCGGCGGCAGCGACATCACGGACCTGCCCCCGTACAAACGGCCCGTCAACACCGTCTTCCAGAGCTACGCCCTCTTCCCGCACCTGGACGTCACCGAGAACATCGCGTTCGGCCTGCGCCGCCGCGGCATCAAGTCCGTGAAGAAGCAGGTCGGCGACATGCTCGACCTCGTCCAGCTCGGCGACTTCGCCCACCGCCGACCGCACCAGCTCTCCGGCGGACAGCAGCAGCGCGTCGCCGTGGCGCGCGCGCTCATCAACCACCCGCAGGTGCTCCTGCTGGACGAGCCGCTGGGCGCCCTCGACCTCAAACTGCGCCGCCAGATGCAGCTCGAACTCAAGCGGATCCAGACCGAGGTCGGCATCACGTTCATCCACGTCACCCACGACCAGGAGGAGGCCATGACCATGGCCGACACCGTCGCGGTGATGAACGGCGGCCGGGTCGAACAGCTCGGCGCCCCCGCCGACCTGTACGAGAACCCGCGGACCACCTTCGTGGCGAACTTCCTCGGCACCTCCAACCTCATCGAGGCCGAGATCGTCTCCGCGGGTGGCGACATCACCGTCACGGCGGGGGACGGGACACTGCTGCTGCCCGCCGCCCGGTGTTCGGCCCCGACGGCACGCGGCGGAAAGCTGCTCGTCGGCGTCCGCCCCGAGAAGCTCTCCCTCTCCCGCGCCGCCGAAGCCGGGGCGATAGCCGCCGGCCGCAACCGCGTCACCGGCCGGATCGTCGACTCCAGCTTCATCGGTGTCTCCACCCAGTACGTCGTCGAGAGCCCGGCCGGCAAGGCACTCCAGTGCTACGAACAGAACGTCGAGCACCGTGAGGGGCTCCTCCCCGGGGCCGAGGTCGTCCTGCACTGGAACCCGGCCCACACCTTCGGCCTGGACGCCGCCCAGGACATCGCCGCGGGCGTGGAAAGCGTGGAGGACGCGGCGTGA